CCACAAAAATTTCGAATATGATTGACCAAACTTTTAACATCTTGGTTTTTAATATCAGTAATTTGTTTATCATAATCAGTTTCATTGAAAACTTTGTTGTTTTCAGAGCAATAGCACGTTAATACTTCCTTATCAAAAAGATAGTTTTCAATTTCCCATCGTTTCATCATCCGGTGATTATCTGGGTTGTTTTGCAAATAAATATCTCGGTCTTCTAAGCTAGTTTTTTTACCCGAAGAAGAATCACGATCTTTGAAAACAAGAATTTCGATATCTGAAAATACTTTAGTCAAAATTGCGATAGCAATTTCACTTCGTTGATCTAATTCAGTATTTCCACCACTAGATATAAACAGAGTATCATGATATTTATCGTTAAAGATATTGTTGAAAACCTGAGCGTCCATTCCTTTTTCAGTTCCACTTAATCCTGGTTTGCCAATTCCTTCACAATAAACAAGTTGTTTTGGACTAACTAGTCCGGTGAGATCGTCTATTGCAGTTTCAAATATACGCGACCAGTTCGCCCTTGTGTTTTTCATTGGATATAATACCTGTGGTTCAGACGCCCACTTTATATCTTTTCCGAATTGTACAATTTGGCATTCATTCTTTAAATCATCTTGTAAAGCCCTTATAAATCCTATGCTATGGGTCGTTATCCAAATCTGGCAGTTTTGCCCAATGAGCTTATTGATTTCAATAAGTAGCTTCCGCTGTATAGAAGTGTTAATATGAAGTTCCGGTTCGTCTATGAGAAAAATGGAGTCATGGTAATCATCTTTTCTTAGATATAGGTCGAGTAAGATATCAACCACTTCCTTTTCTCCTGACGAGAGTACGTTAAATTCAAATGGTTTATCCTGATCCTTCTTTCTGAAATATATTGTTCCTTGGCCGGATTCGATATTTCCAATATTGTCAATCTGCAAATCCAAGCAAGTTGTCAAAGAGGCATTGAGGTCACCGATGATTTTCGCCTTAGCTTGAGAAGGTTTAACATCATTTTCCATCATATACTGGTTAAATGCAATATTTAGACGGCGATAATTCTGCTCCATTTTATCATCCAAATCGGATGCATACTGCGCCCCGTAGCTATTATTTTTAATGGCATCAACGGCTATCGCTTCTTTAACGTTTAGATTACTGTTATATCGATACGGGCTCCTAATTACAAACATAGTACCAACGGTTCCTGTTTGTGCTTTGGCAGTTCTAATATCTTGGTAATTTCCATCCGTGAATGTAATTTCAATATTCTTATAATCAAAATCATCAGAACCATGAAGAGAATGGTATTGTGGCCCTTTAGACCTATGAATCCCAATAGTATGATATGCATTTTGATGAAATAGCATACCGTCAAGAACACTACTCTTTCCACAGCCATTAGGTCCTATAAGAGCGATAATTCGTTTAGGGTTATCGCCTAGGTCGATAGTTAGATCATGAAATCTTTTGTATCCGTTTTTTAAATTTAGTTGTTTAATTCTCATGATATTTAAGCGAAATCAGTATTTGTATAACTGTCACGTTGATCACTATATTAATAACTATGAGCGAAAGACGATCCATATTAAATTGTTGGCGACTTTAAATTACTATATTTTTTGGTGTATTGATAAAAAGAATCATATTTATTTTGTTTAAGTATTTAATCAAAATAATAGAATAGTTCTTTCATAGAATGTTTCAAATCGACTATCTGCGAATTTTATTATGAGGTAATTTATTAAAAAGGAAAACTTTTCCTTACAAGCAGTTTCTTTTTTCGTAAGATCAGACTTCCAATGTGGATTAGCTCGCTGCTCTCGCTGATCCCTTTTGGGGGAGGCTTCAACCAAAAATTCTGTCGCTGCGCTCCTGGCAATTTTTTGTTTTTAATCTGGCCTCTGAGCTGAAGGGCTCAGGCCGATTTAAAACAAAAAATGCCACCCTATCGGGTAGCATTTTTGTTTGGCGGAGAGTGGGGGATTCGAACCCGCGGACCCTTTGACAAGTCAACAGTTTTCAAGACTGCCGCAATCGACCACTCTGCCAACTCTCCGCGACAAAAGTACAAATACGGCTTGATTTTGCAAACAATGATGTTGATTTTTTAACAATTAATTGATAACTGGTTAATGCTGAGGTAGAAAAGTTTATATAACCTTCTTTTAACCGCCTTTTTTGAACAAATT
The sequence above is drawn from the Pedobacter cryoconitis genome and encodes:
- a CDS encoding AAA family ATPase, producing the protein MRIKQLNLKNGYKRFHDLTIDLGDNPKRIIALIGPNGCGKSSVLDGMLFHQNAYHTIGIHRSKGPQYHSLHGSDDFDYKNIEITFTDGNYQDIRTAKAQTGTVGTMFVIRSPYRYNSNLNVKEAIAVDAIKNNSYGAQYASDLDDKMEQNYRRLNIAFNQYMMENDVKPSQAKAKIIGDLNASLTTCLDLQIDNIGNIESGQGTIYFRKKDQDKPFEFNVLSSGEKEVVDILLDLYLRKDDYHDSIFLIDEPELHINTSIQRKLLIEINKLIGQNCQIWITTHSIGFIRALQDDLKNECQIVQFGKDIKWASEPQVLYPMKNTRANWSRIFETAIDDLTGLVSPKQLVYCEGIGKPGLSGTEKGMDAQVFNNIFNDKYHDTLFISSGGNTELDQRSEIAIAILTKVFSDIEILVFKDRDSSSGKKTSLEDRDIYLQNNPDNHRMMKRWEIENYLFDKEVLTCYCSENNKVFNETDYDKQITDIKNQDVKSLVNHIRNFCGINTSINADKFKITLSSYLRSEMDVYKELEDCIFKKYNN